One Streptomyces sp. R28 DNA window includes the following coding sequences:
- the guaB gene encoding IMP dehydrogenase produces MTANVDGVPGKFATLGLTYDDVLLLPGASEVLPNAVDTSSRISRNVRVNIPLLSAAMDKVTESRMAIAMARLGGVGVLHRNLSVEDQVNQVDLVKRSESGMVTDPITVHPEATLAEADALCAKFRISGVPVTDPAGKLLGIVTNRDMAFESDRSRQVREVMTPMPLVTGQVGISGSDAMELLRRHKIEKLPLVDEAGILKGLITVKDFVKAEKYPNAAKDSEGRLLVGAAVGASPEALERAQALAEAGVDFLVVDTSHGHNSNALSWMSKIKSSVGVDVIGGNVATRDGAQALIDAGVDGIKVGVGPGSICTTRVVAGIGVPQVTAIYEASLAARPAGIPLIGDGGLQYSGDIGKALAAGADTVMLGSLLAGCEESPGELQFINGKQFKSYRGMGSLGAMQSRGQGKSYSKDRYFQGEVSADDKLVPEGIEGQVPYRGPLSSVLHQLVGGLRQTMGYVGAATIDEMETKGRFVRITSAGLKESHPHDIQMTVEAPNYSRK; encoded by the coding sequence ATGACTGCCAACGTCGACGGAGTGCCCGGAAAATTCGCGACACTCGGGCTGACCTACGACGACGTGCTGCTGCTGCCGGGTGCATCCGAGGTGCTCCCCAACGCGGTCGACACCTCGTCCCGCATCTCCCGCAACGTCCGGGTGAACATCCCGCTGCTCTCGGCGGCCATGGACAAGGTGACCGAGTCCCGCATGGCCATCGCGATGGCCCGCCTCGGCGGCGTCGGTGTGCTGCACCGCAACCTCTCCGTCGAGGACCAGGTCAACCAGGTCGACCTGGTGAAGCGGTCCGAGTCCGGCATGGTCACCGACCCGATCACCGTGCACCCGGAGGCGACCCTCGCCGAGGCCGACGCCCTGTGTGCCAAGTTCCGCATCAGCGGCGTCCCGGTGACCGACCCGGCCGGCAAGCTGCTCGGCATCGTCACCAACCGGGACATGGCCTTCGAGTCGGACCGCAGCCGTCAGGTGCGCGAGGTCATGACGCCGATGCCGCTGGTCACCGGCCAGGTCGGCATCTCCGGCAGCGACGCGATGGAGCTGCTGCGCCGCCACAAGATCGAGAAGCTTCCCCTGGTCGACGAGGCGGGCATCCTCAAGGGCCTCATCACGGTCAAGGACTTCGTCAAGGCGGAGAAGTATCCCAACGCCGCCAAGGACTCCGAGGGCCGGCTCCTGGTCGGTGCCGCCGTCGGCGCCAGCCCCGAGGCCCTGGAGCGCGCCCAGGCGCTCGCCGAGGCCGGTGTGGACTTCCTGGTTGTCGACACCTCGCACGGCCACAACAGCAACGCGCTGAGCTGGATGTCGAAGATCAAGTCGAGCGTCGGCGTCGACGTGATCGGCGGCAACGTCGCCACGCGCGATGGCGCCCAGGCGCTGATCGACGCCGGTGTCGACGGCATCAAGGTCGGTGTCGGACCGGGCTCCATCTGCACCACCCGCGTGGTCGCCGGCATCGGCGTCCCGCAGGTCACCGCCATCTACGAGGCCTCCCTGGCCGCCCGCCCGGCCGGCATCCCGCTGATCGGCGACGGCGGCCTGCAGTACTCCGGCGACATCGGCAAGGCGCTCGCCGCCGGCGCCGACACCGTGATGCTGGGCTCGCTGCTCGCGGGCTGCGAGGAGTCGCCCGGCGAGCTGCAGTTCATCAACGGCAAGCAGTTCAAGTCGTACCGCGGCATGGGCTCGCTCGGCGCCATGCAGTCCCGGGGCCAGGGCAAGTCGTACTCCAAGGACCGCTACTTCCAGGGCGAGGTCTCCGCGGACGACAAGCTCGTGCCCGAGGGCATCGAGGGCCAGGTGCCCTACCGCGGCCCGCTGTCCAGCGTCCTGCACCAGCTCGTCGGCGGGCTGCGGCAGACCATGGGCTACGTGGGCGCGGCCACCATCGACGAGATGGAGACCAAGGGCCGCTTCGTCCGGATCACCTCCGCCGGTCTCAAGGAGAGCCACCCGCACGACATCCAGATGACCGTCGAGGCGCCGAACTACAGCCGAAAGTGA
- a CDS encoding GuaB3 family IMP dehydrogenase-related protein, protein MTEIEIGRGKRGRRAYAFDDIAVVPSRRTRDPKEVSIAWQIDAYRFELPFLAAPMDSVVSPATAIRIGELGGLGVLNLEGLWTRYEDPQPLLDEIAGLPTEAATRRLQEIYAAPIKEELIGQRIKEVRDSGVVTAAALSPQRTAQFSKAVVDAGVDIFVIRGTTVSAEHVSGAHEPLNLKQFIYELDVPVIVGGCATYTAALHLMRTGAAGVLVGFGGGAAHTTRNVLGIRVPMATAVADVAAARRDYMDESGGRYVHVIADGGVGWSGDLPKAIACGADAVMMGSPLARASDAPGKGHHWGMEAVNEELPRGKKVDLGTVGTIEEVLTGPSHTPDGSMNFFGALRRAMATTGYSELKEFQRVEVTVADSQHQR, encoded by the coding sequence GTGACTGAGATCGAGATCGGGCGCGGCAAGCGCGGCCGCAGGGCTTACGCCTTCGACGACATCGCCGTCGTCCCGAGCCGCCGTACGCGGGACCCGAAGGAGGTCTCGATCGCCTGGCAGATCGACGCCTACCGCTTCGAGCTGCCCTTCCTGGCCGCCCCCATGGACTCGGTCGTCTCCCCGGCCACCGCGATCCGCATCGGAGAGCTCGGCGGCCTCGGCGTACTGAACCTCGAAGGGCTGTGGACGCGGTACGAGGACCCGCAGCCGCTGCTCGACGAGATCGCCGGGCTGCCCACGGAGGCCGCCACGCGCCGTCTCCAGGAGATCTACGCCGCCCCCATCAAGGAGGAGCTGATCGGGCAGCGCATCAAGGAGGTGCGCGACTCGGGCGTGGTCACCGCGGCTGCGCTCTCCCCGCAGCGCACCGCCCAGTTCTCCAAGGCGGTCGTCGACGCGGGCGTGGACATCTTCGTCATCCGCGGTACGACGGTCTCGGCGGAGCACGTCTCGGGTGCGCACGAGCCGCTGAACCTGAAGCAGTTCATCTACGAGCTCGATGTCCCGGTGATCGTCGGCGGCTGTGCCACCTACACCGCGGCGCTGCACCTGATGCGCACCGGTGCGGCGGGCGTCCTGGTCGGCTTCGGCGGCGGCGCCGCGCACACCACACGCAACGTGCTGGGTATCCGGGTGCCGATGGCGACGGCGGTCGCGGACGTGGCGGCGGCCCGCCGTGACTACATGGACGAGTCCGGCGGCCGGTACGTGCACGTGATCGCGGACGGCGGTGTCGGCTGGTCCGGCGATCTGCCCAAGGCGATCGCCTGCGGTGCCGACGCGGTCATGATGGGTTCCCCGCTCGCGCGCGCGAGCGACGCGCCGGGCAAGGGCCACCACTGGGGCATGGAGGCCGTCAACGAGGAGCTGCCGCGCGGCAAGAAGGTCGACCTCGGCACGGTAGGCACCATCGAGGAGGTCCTGACGGGCCCGTCCCACACCCCGGACGGCTCGATGAACTTCTTCGGTGCCCTGCGCCGCGCCATGGCCACCACCGGCTACAGCGAGCTCAAGGAGTTCCAGCGCGTCGAGGTGACGGTGGCGGACTCGCAGCACCAGCGCTGA
- a CDS encoding nucleotide sugar dehydrogenase, protein MPADLAVIGLGLYGLPLAQAAVAAGIPTLGYRTGPEAGSLSPAELRRMLAGGFRHATSPAELGRVRTAVICAPTPREADGGLDLSQVQAAARTLAERLRPHTTVILESPVPPGTTENVLRPLLEEGSGLRAGRDFHLAYSPSRVDPGNRAFTPANTPKVIGGLTPACTESAAAFYGRLTDKVVRARGPREAETVQVLETNFRHVNIALVNEMAVLCHDLGVDLWDVIRCAETKPFGFQTFRPGPGVGGHAVPQELTARGRTLRMVELAQQVNSHMPRYVVQRSATLLNEHGKSARGARILLLGVTYKPDVADQQSTPAQEVAIRLMELGASVSYHDPHVASWNILDRPVPRADSLYDAAADADLTILLQQHRTYDLQGLSVKAQLLLDTRGATPMGAAHRL, encoded by the coding sequence ATGCCCGCAGATCTCGCCGTCATCGGACTCGGCTTGTACGGCCTGCCCCTGGCCCAGGCAGCCGTCGCCGCCGGCATCCCCACGCTCGGCTACCGGACGGGGCCCGAAGCCGGCTCCCTGAGCCCCGCCGAGCTGCGCCGGATGCTCGCGGGGGGCTTCCGGCATGCCACCAGCCCCGCCGAGCTCGGCCGTGTGCGCACCGCCGTCATCTGCGCGCCCACCCCGCGTGAAGCGGACGGCGGGCTCGATCTGAGCCAGGTGCAGGCGGCCGCCCGCACCCTGGCCGAACGACTGCGCCCGCACACCACCGTCATCCTGGAGTCACCCGTACCCCCGGGCACCACCGAGAACGTCCTGCGCCCGCTCCTCGAGGAGGGCTCGGGGCTGCGCGCCGGACGCGATTTCCACCTGGCCTACTCCCCCAGCCGCGTCGACCCCGGCAACCGCGCCTTCACTCCCGCCAACACCCCCAAGGTGATCGGCGGCCTCACCCCCGCCTGCACCGAGTCGGCCGCGGCCTTCTACGGCCGCCTCACCGACAAGGTGGTACGCGCGCGTGGACCGCGCGAGGCGGAGACCGTGCAGGTGCTGGAGACCAACTTCCGGCACGTCAACATCGCCCTCGTCAACGAAATGGCCGTCCTCTGCCACGACTTGGGCGTCGACCTGTGGGACGTCATCCGCTGCGCGGAGACCAAGCCGTTCGGCTTCCAGACCTTCCGCCCGGGCCCCGGCGTCGGCGGGCACGCGGTCCCGCAGGAGCTGACCGCGCGCGGCCGCACCTTGCGGATGGTCGAACTGGCCCAGCAGGTCAACAGCCATATGCCGCGTTACGTCGTCCAGCGCTCCGCGACCCTCCTCAACGAGCACGGCAAGTCCGCGCGCGGCGCCCGCATCCTCCTCCTCGGCGTCACCTACAAGCCCGACGTCGCCGACCAGCAGTCCACCCCCGCCCAGGAGGTCGCGATCCGCCTGATGGAACTGGGCGCCTCCGTGAGCTACCACGACCCTCACGTCGCGTCCTGGAACATCCTGGACCGCCCCGTGCCGCGCGCGGACTCCCTCTACGACGCCGCCGCCGACGCCGACCTGACGATCCTGCTCCAGCAGCACCGCACCTACGACCTCCAGGGCCTGTCGGTGAAGGCCCAACTCCTGCTGGACACGCGGGGGGCCACGCCAATGGGGGCGGCGCACCGACTCTGA
- a CDS encoding glycerol-3-phosphate dehydrogenase/oxidase, protein MRTATLGPAERAESLASMAERELDLLVVGGGVVGAGTALDAATRGLSTGLVEARDWASGTSSRSSKLIHGGLRYLEMLDFVLVREALKERGLLLERLAPHLVKPVPFLYPLQHKGWERLYAGSGVALYDAMSMARGHGRGLPLHRHLSRRHALRVAPALKKDALVGALQYYDAQMDDARYVATLVRTAAAYGAKVANRARVTGFLREGERVVGARVQDVEGGGEYEIRAKQIVNATGVWTDDTQSMVGERGQFHVRASKGIHLVVPKDRIHSTTGLILRTEKSVLFVIPWGRHWIVGTTDTDWDLDKAHPAASSADIDYLLEHVNSVLAVPLTRDDVEGVYAGLRPLLAGESEATSKLSREHTVAHPVPGLVVVAGGKYTTYRVMAKDAVDAAVHGLDMRVAECVTEDIPLVGAEGYRALWNARARIAARTGLHVVRVEHLLNRFGSLAEEVLELIAADPTLGEPLQSADDYLRAEIVYAASHEGARHLDDVLTRRTRISIETFDRGTRCAREAAELMAPVLGWDKDHSEREIQHYQKRVEAERESQRQPDDLTADAARLGAPDIVPL, encoded by the coding sequence GTGAGGACAGCGACACTGGGGCCGGCGGAGCGCGCCGAGTCACTGGCATCAATGGCCGAGCGCGAGCTGGACCTACTGGTCGTGGGCGGCGGCGTCGTGGGCGCGGGCACCGCCCTGGACGCAGCCACTCGCGGACTGTCCACCGGCCTGGTCGAGGCACGTGACTGGGCATCGGGCACATCGAGCAGGTCCAGCAAGCTGATCCACGGCGGCCTGCGCTATCTGGAGATGCTCGACTTCGTACTCGTCCGGGAGGCCTTGAAGGAGCGCGGCCTGCTGCTGGAGCGGCTCGCCCCGCACCTGGTGAAGCCGGTGCCGTTCCTGTACCCACTGCAGCACAAGGGCTGGGAGCGCCTGTACGCCGGTTCGGGCGTCGCGCTCTACGACGCCATGTCGATGGCCCGCGGCCACGGGCGCGGCCTGCCCCTGCACCGCCACCTGAGCCGCCGTCACGCCCTGCGTGTCGCCCCCGCTCTGAAGAAGGACGCGCTGGTCGGGGCGCTGCAGTACTACGACGCCCAGATGGACGACGCCCGCTATGTGGCCACCCTCGTGCGCACGGCGGCGGCCTACGGCGCGAAAGTCGCCAACCGCGCGCGTGTGACCGGGTTCCTGCGTGAGGGCGAACGTGTCGTCGGGGCCCGGGTGCAGGACGTCGAGGGGGGCGGGGAGTACGAGATCCGCGCCAAGCAGATCGTCAACGCGACCGGTGTGTGGACCGACGACACCCAGTCGATGGTGGGGGAGCGCGGTCAGTTCCATGTACGCGCCTCCAAGGGCATCCATCTGGTCGTTCCCAAGGACCGCATCCACTCCACGACGGGGCTGATCCTGCGCACGGAGAAGTCCGTGCTGTTCGTCATCCCCTGGGGCCGGCACTGGATCGTCGGCACGACCGACACCGACTGGGACCTCGACAAGGCCCACCCGGCCGCGTCCAGCGCGGACATCGACTACCTGCTGGAACACGTGAACTCCGTGCTCGCGGTGCCCCTGACGCGCGACGACGTGGAGGGCGTGTACGCGGGACTGCGGCCCCTGCTCGCCGGCGAGTCGGAGGCCACCAGCAAGCTGTCGCGCGAGCACACCGTGGCACACCCCGTGCCCGGGCTCGTCGTCGTGGCCGGTGGCAAGTACACGACGTACCGGGTGATGGCCAAGGACGCGGTGGACGCCGCCGTGCACGGGCTCGACATGCGGGTCGCCGAGTGCGTGACGGAGGACATTCCGCTGGTGGGCGCCGAGGGGTACCGGGCGTTGTGGAACGCGCGGGCGCGGATCGCGGCGCGGACGGGGCTCCATGTGGTGCGGGTGGAGCACCTGTTGAACCGGTTCGGCTCGCTGGCGGAGGAGGTGCTCGAACTCATCGCCGCCGATCCCACGCTGGGCGAACCCCTGCAGTCCGCCGACGACTATCTGCGCGCCGAGATCGTCTACGCCGCCTCGCACGAGGGGGCGCGGCATCTGGACGACGTGCTGACGCGGCGGACCCGCATCTCGATCGAGACGTTCGACCGCGGGACGCGCTGCGCGCGCGAGGCCGCCGAGCTGATGGCGCCGGTGCTGGGCTGGGACAAGGACCACAGCGAGCGCGAGATCCAGCACTACCAGAAGCGGGTGGAGGCCGAGCGGGAGTCGCAGCGGCAGCCGGACGACCTGACGGCGGACGCGGCGCGGTTGGGGGCGCCGGACATCGTGCCGTTGTAG
- a CDS encoding serine hydrolase domain-containing protein gives MPPFRTLLGIPVSLSLLGLLSVALLGLAPIASSAPPVWATGALLPLLVTQGKVPAAAVLAREETGTRYAQAGQGMAPTDHFRAGSVTKTFIATVVLQLASERRLSLTDTVEQHLPGLLRGAGNDGRALTLRSLLTHTSGLYDFTAETGGTVPVTPLQAVRIALTHPPADRGSFSYSNTNYVLLSLVIEQVTGRSYATEAERHIVAPLGLTGTSFPGSRASLPSPHGRAYATDGTDVTELDPRVAGAAGELVTTLADLDRFYAALLGGRLLPPHWLREMLDTRAAHGSYGMGLFPVKLPCGTVVWGHNGRISGSYVRSAATVGGRRVLTFRVNTTAIADPGLEPRLLAAEFCPRT, from the coding sequence ATGCCACCGTTTCGGACGCTACTGGGCATTCCTGTGTCCCTGTCCCTTCTCGGCCTGCTGTCCGTGGCGCTCCTCGGCCTGGCCCCCATCGCCTCCTCGGCGCCCCCGGTATGGGCCACGGGCGCCCTCCTTCCGCTGCTCGTCACCCAGGGCAAGGTCCCGGCCGCGGCCGTGCTGGCCCGCGAGGAGACCGGCACCCGCTATGCCCAGGCCGGGCAGGGCATGGCCCCCACCGACCACTTCCGCGCCGGCAGCGTCACGAAGACCTTCATCGCGACGGTCGTCCTTCAACTGGCCTCCGAACGACGGCTGTCCCTGACCGACACGGTGGAGCAGCATCTGCCGGGCCTGCTACGCGGGGCGGGCAACGACGGGCGCGCGCTGACCCTTCGTTCCCTGCTGACCCACACCAGCGGCCTGTACGACTTCACCGCCGAGACCGGGGGCACCGTCCCCGTCACGCCGCTTCAGGCCGTGCGCATCGCACTCACCCACCCCCCTGCCGATCGCGGCAGCTTCTCCTACTCGAACACCAACTACGTCCTGCTCAGCCTGGTCATCGAACAGGTCACCGGCCGCTCCTACGCCACCGAGGCCGAGCGCCACATCGTCGCTCCGCTGGGTCTGACCGGCACCTCCTTCCCTGGATCCCGCGCCTCTCTCCCCTCCCCGCACGGCCGCGCCTACGCCACCGACGGGACCGACGTCACCGAACTCGACCCGCGGGTGGCCGGCGCCGCGGGCGAGCTGGTGACCACGCTCGCCGACCTCGACCGCTTCTACGCCGCGCTGCTCGGCGGCCGGCTGCTGCCCCCGCACTGGCTGCGCGAGATGCTCGACACCCGTGCCGCACATGGCTCGTACGGCATGGGACTCTTTCCCGTGAAACTGCCGTGCGGCACCGTCGTATGGGGGCACAACGGGCGCATCTCCGGCAGCTACGTGCGCTCCGCGGCCACCGTCGGCGGTCGTCGCGTCCTCACATTCCGGGTGAACACGACGGCGATCGCAGATCCCGGCCTCGAACCCCGGCTGCTCGCCGCCGAGTTCTGCCCTCGCACCTGA
- a CDS encoding serine/threonine-protein kinase gives MSEAERAGTSRQDTRQDNRERLLAGRYRLGDVLGRGGMGTVWRAEDETLGRTVAVKELRFPSNIDEEEKRRLITRTLREAKAIARIRNNSAVTVFDVVEEDDRPWIVMELVEGKSLAEVIREDGLLEPKRAAEVGLAILDVLRSAHREGILHRDVKPSNVLLESDTDRVVLTDFGIAQVEGDPSITSTGMLVGAPSYISPERARGHKPGPAADLWSLGGLLYASVEGVPPYDKGSAIATLTAVMTEPLEEPKNAGPLKDVIYGLLTKDPAKRLDDAGARAMLNAVIHAPEPKDEPEPALDVTRVVPLPPQPDARAGKGRSSAGSGSGGKRAEEAGERLRGALRSVRKAAVSAGAAGAAAARTKSGSETAVSGAGGGAADGASTGVGGAGASATTPATAGGSGRTAGAKDGAAAGSAAGADTRAGSGVGGKAGSGSGSGAGERDAGTANGQSGARSSGWPVVPPPDLPPRPVPRAPLTDVVPKRTLVIIAVVVVLAVIGAVLAIVLDGDGDGSKASASGGKPKASASAGASAGTKQDEKGGTHTDGEATASASAGAGSGSGKETGSTPSAGASPTGGSGAEAGSGSGSGATSTHKGSQGYSIGLPKGWKYQSAGSAGDRFTGPDGQKLLVAWTSTPKDDPVADWKDQEQYMTRSQYKMIRIEAVQYRSWNTADWEFTYTEGGTKYRTIDRGFVVNDHLGYALMYTAKAGDWDSDVRKGAWRTLTDTFKPKS, from the coding sequence ATGTCGGAGGCGGAGCGGGCGGGGACATCTCGTCAGGACACTCGTCAGGACAACCGGGAGCGTCTCCTCGCCGGGCGGTACCGGCTGGGCGATGTGCTCGGCCGAGGCGGCATGGGCACGGTGTGGCGTGCGGAGGACGAGACCCTGGGGCGGACGGTCGCCGTCAAGGAGCTGCGGTTCCCGTCGAACATCGACGAGGAGGAGAAGCGGCGGCTGATCACGCGCACGTTGCGTGAGGCCAAGGCGATCGCGCGGATCCGCAACAACAGCGCGGTGACGGTGTTCGACGTGGTCGAAGAGGACGACCGGCCGTGGATCGTGATGGAGCTCGTCGAGGGCAAGTCGCTCGCCGAGGTCATCCGCGAGGACGGCCTGCTCGAGCCGAAGCGTGCGGCCGAGGTCGGCCTGGCGATCCTCGACGTGCTGCGGTCCGCGCACCGCGAGGGCATCCTGCATCGCGACGTGAAGCCGTCGAACGTCCTGCTGGAGTCCGACACCGACCGGGTCGTGCTCACCGACTTCGGCATCGCCCAGGTCGAGGGCGACCCGTCCATCACCTCGACCGGCATGCTCGTCGGCGCGCCCTCCTACATCTCCCCGGAGCGGGCCCGCGGCCACAAGCCGGGCCCGGCGGCCGACCTGTGGTCCCTGGGCGGGCTGCTGTACGCGTCGGTCGAGGGCGTGCCGCCGTACGACAAGGGCTCCGCGATCGCGACTCTGACGGCGGTGATGACCGAGCCGTTGGAGGAGCCGAAGAACGCGGGACCGCTGAAGGACGTCATCTACGGCCTGCTCACCAAGGACCCCGCCAAGCGGCTCGACGACGCCGGTGCGCGGGCCATGCTCAACGCCGTCATCCACGCGCCCGAGCCCAAGGACGAGCCGGAGCCGGCGCTGGACGTGACGAGGGTCGTGCCGTTGCCGCCGCAGCCGGATGCGCGTGCGGGCAAGGGCCGTTCGAGTGCCGGGTCCGGGTCCGGGGGCAAGCGGGCCGAGGAGGCCGGGGAGCGGTTGCGCGGGGCGCTGCGTTCCGTGCGGAAGGCCGCGGTGAGTGCGGGGGCGGCAGGGGCGGCTGCGGCTCGTACCAAGTCCGGGAGTGAGACGGCCGTCTCGGGGGCCGGCGGTGGAGCGGCCGACGGTGCGTCCACGGGAGTGGGCGGGGCCGGTGCCTCGGCGACGACGCCTGCGACGGCGGGGGGTTCGGGCCGGACTGCCGGGGCCAAGGACGGAGCGGCTGCGGGTTCCGCAGCCGGGGCCGACACCAGAGCCGGTTCCGGTGTCGGTGGTAAGGCTGGTTCCGGTTCCGGTTCCGGTGCCGGAGAGCGGGATGCCGGGACGGCGAACGGGCAGAGTGGCGCTCGGAGTTCGGGGTGGCCCGTGGTGCCGCCGCCGGATCTGCCGCCGCGGCCGGTGCCGAGGGCGCCGCTGACCGATGTGGTGCCGAAGCGGACCCTGGTGATCATCGCGGTGGTCGTGGTGCTGGCCGTGATCGGAGCGGTGCTGGCCATCGTGCTCGACGGGGACGGCGACGGGTCCAAGGCGTCCGCGAGCGGGGGCAAGCCCAAAGCTTCGGCGAGCGCGGGCGCGAGCGCCGGCACCAAGCAGGACGAGAAGGGCGGTACGCACACGGACGGTGAGGCGACCGCGTCCGCCAGCGCCGGTGCGGGGTCGGGATCCGGCAAGGAGACCGGAAGTACACCGAGTGCCGGGGCGAGCCCGACCGGCGGCAGCGGTGCCGAGGCGGGATCCGGGAGCGGCAGCGGGGCCACGTCGACCCACAAGGGGAGCCAGGGGTACTCGATAGGGCTGCCCAAGGGGTGGAAGTACCAGTCCGCGGGGTCGGCGGGGGACCGGTTCACCGGGCCCGACGGGCAGAAGCTGCTCGTCGCCTGGACGTCGACGCCGAAGGACGACCCGGTGGCGGACTGGAAGGATCAGGAGCAGTACATGACGCGCTCCCAGTACAAGATGATCCGGATAGAGGCGGTGCAATACCGCAGCTGGAACACGGCCGACTGGGAGTTCACCTATACCGAGGGCGGTACCAAGTACCGGACGATCGACCGTGGGTTCGTCGTGAACGACCATCTCGGATATGCGCTGATGTACACCGCGAAAGCCGGTGATTGGGACAGTGACGTACGCAAGGGCGCATGGCGGACGCTGACGGACACGTTCAAGCCGAAGTCGTGA